The Lycium ferocissimum isolate CSIRO_LF1 chromosome 10, AGI_CSIRO_Lferr_CH_V1, whole genome shotgun sequence genome window below encodes:
- the LOC132032906 gene encoding LOW QUALITY PROTEIN: receptor-like protein Cf-9 (The sequence of the model RefSeq protein was modified relative to this genomic sequence to represent the inferred CDS: deleted 1 base in 1 codon), with amino-acid sequence MGYQKLALFLLYIAFLCQLVSSSSLPHLCPNDQALALLQFKHMFTINPNASEYCKFSHPKTVTWNKSTDCCSWDGVYCEETTGQVIELNLQCSQLQGKFDSNSSLFLLSNLKRLDLSHNNFSGSLISPKFGEFSSLTHLDLVDSGFSGQIPSKISHLSKLYVLRIESNDPYGLRLGPHNFELLLKNLTQLRELDLTYVNISSTIPLNFSSFLTTLLLSGTQLFGILPERVFHLSDLKSLYLSSNPQLTVGFPTTKWNSSASLMELGLSGVNFTGRIPESFSYLSSLQTLYMRSSNLTGPFPKPIWNLTSIVRLSLRGNNLNGQIECLSCNQSWTKLWDLDFSSNSLTGLIPSCIFSLPSLIDLDLSNNSFTGKIQDFKSNTLDTIVLKHNQLQGPIPKSLLNQQSLSYLLLSQNNLSGQIDSTICNLKTVKVLDLGSNNLEGSIPQCLGEMSELLVLDLSNNSLSGTINTTFSIGNTLMIIKLDGNKLQGKVPRSLINCKYLELLDLGNNELNDTFPNWLGTLPDLMILSLRSNKLHGPIKDSRAENLFAQIRIIDLSSNGFSGELPVSLFENFQAMKIIDENSGTREYVAETVSYTSSLIVTTKGLDFELSRVLTTNIVIDLSNNRFGGYIPSIIGDLIGLRTLNLSHNGLEGHIPTSLQQLSVLESLDLSSNKIGGEIPQQLASLTSLEVLNLSHNHLVGCIPKGKQFDTFENSSYQGNDGLRGFALSTDCGGDDGVPQATTPVELDQGEGDSAMISWQAFLMGYGCGLILVLSVIYIMLATQNPAWFSRMVEELEYRIITRMKRHKKRN; translated from the exons ATGGGTTATCAAAAACTTGCATTGTTTCTGCTATATATAGCCTTTCTCTGTCAACTTGTTTCCTCTTCATCCTTACCTCATTTATGCCCCAATGATCAAGCCCTTGCTCTTCTTCAATTCAAGCACATGTTTACCATAAATCCTAATGCTTCTGAATATTGTAAGTTTTCTCATCCAAAAACAGTTACGTGGAACAAGAGCACAGATTGCTGTTCA TGGGATGGAGTTTATTGTGAGGAGACGACTGGACAAGTGATTGAGCTTAACCTCCAATGCAGCCAACTACaaggcaagtttgattctaacAGTAGCCTCTTTCTACTCTCCAATCTCAAAAGGCTTGATTTGTCTCATAATAATTTTTCCGGGTCGCTCATTTCGCCTAAATTTGGTGAGTTTTCTAGTTTGACACATCTTGATTTGGTGGATTCAGGTTTTTCTGGTCAAATCCCTTCTAAAATCTCTCATCTTTCAAAATTATACGTTCTTCGTATAGAGAGTAATGATCCATATGGGCTTAGATTAGGACCTCACAATTTTGAACTGCTCCTTAAGAACTTGACCCAATTAAGAGAGCTTGACCTTACCTATGTGAACATCTCTTCCACCATTCCtctaaatttctcttcttttttaacAACTCTACTTCTTTCGGGCACACAGTTATTTGGTATATTGCCCGAAAGAGTTTTCCACCTTTCCGACTTGAAATCTCTTTATTTATCATCGAATCCCCAGCTCACTGTTGGGTTTCCCACAACCAAATGGAATAGCAGTGCATCTCTCATGGAGTTAGGTCTCAGTGGTGTGAATTTTACTGGTAGGATACCTGAATCATTTAGCTATTTATCTTCATTGCAAACATTGTACATGAGATCTTCCAATCTCACAGGGCCCTTTCCTAAACCTATATGGAATCTCACCAGCATAGTAAGGTTATCTCTTAGGGGAAACAACTTGAATGGCCAAATTGAGTGCTTATCTTGTAATCAAAGCTGGACAAAACTTTGGGACTTAGATTTTTCATCCAATTCCCTAACTGGTCTAATACCTTCTTGTATATTCTCCCTTCCTTCACTAATTGATTTAGACTTGAGCAATAATAGTTTCACTGGCAAAATTCAGGATTTCAAGTCCAATACATTGGATACAATTGTTTTAAAACACAATCAGCTGCAAGGTCCTATTCCAAAGTCACTCCTAAACCAGCAAAGCCTATCTTATCTTCTCCTTTCTCAAAATAATCTCAGCGGACAGATTGATTCAACTATCTGCAATCTGAAAACAGTGAAAGTGCTAGATCTGGGAAGTAATAATTTGGAGGGATCAATCCCCCAATGTTTGGGTGAGATGAGTGAGCTTTTGGTTTTGGATTTAAGCAACAATAGTCTAAGTGGGACAATTAATACAACTTTTAGTATTGGAAACACACTCATGATCATTAAATTGGATGGGAATAAGCTACAGGGGAAAGTGCCACGATCTTTGATCAATTGCAAGTATTTGGAACTCCTTGATTTAGGTAACAATGAGTTGAATGACACATTTCCAAATTGGTTGGGAACCCTACCTGATTTGATGATTTTAAGTTTGAGATCAAATAAGTTGCATGGCCCTATAAAAGATTCAAGGGCTGAAAACTTGTTTGCTCAAATTCGAATAATAGATCTCTCATCCAATGGATTTAGTGGAGAATTACCGGTGAGCCTTTTTGAGAATTTCCAAGCTATGAAAATAATTGATGAGAACAGTGGAACCCGAGAGTATGTAGCAGAAACTGTTTCTTACACAAGTTCTTTGATAGTGACAACAAAGGGATTGGATTTTGAACTTTCTCGTGTTTTGACAACAAACATAGTTATTGATCTCTCTAACAATAGATTTGGAGGTTATATTCCAAGTATTATTGGAGATCTCATTGGGCTTCGTACGTTGAACTTATCTCACAATGGCTTGGAAGGTCATATACCAACATCACTACAACAACTATCTGTGCTTGAATCACTGGATCTCTCATCTAACAAAATTGGCGGAGAAATTCCGCAACAACTTGCATCCCTCACATCACTTGAAGTCTTAAATCTCTCTCACAATCATCTTGTTGGATGCATCCCCAAAGGAAAACAATTTGATACGTTTGAGAACAGTTCATACCAAGGGAATGATGGATTACGAGGTTTTGCACTCTCAACAGATTGTGGTGGTGATGATGGGGTACCACAAGCGACAACTCCAGTTGAGCTAGATCAAGGAGAAGGAGATTCAGCAATGATCAGTTGGCAAGCATTTCTCATGGGTTATGGTTGTGGTCTAATTCTTGTATTGTCTGTAATATACATAATGTTGGCAACCCAAAATCCAGCATGGTTTTCGAGGATGGTTGAAGAATTGGAATATAGAATTATTACGAGAATGAAAAGacacaagaaaagaaattag